In Zingiber officinale cultivar Zhangliang chromosome 3A, Zo_v1.1, whole genome shotgun sequence, the DNA window tacaGAATAGCATGTTAAAAACGAAAATCTGCCCGGTAAATCAATACTTGGCTCCGCCGGAACCGTCGAGCGTCCAAGTCCGCAAGCGATGTGGCTAAGGGCGAAATCACCCTGGTCCAAAGAGAGAACTGTCAAGGGCATTACTCTGTGATGCGGTCGCTACCGCTGTTGCTGCGAGGAGGCGAGGTCAAAGAGAGATCGTAGTTCATCGAGGGCGGAGGTTTTGTCCGGAGGGCAGCTGGTCAGAGCCAAGTGGAGCGACCGGATGCATGGCGTCGCCCACTTTCCCAGAGACGAGGGCAGAGAACGCCGCCTTGTACGCCTCGTCGGCGACCTGCTTGTCGTAGACCGGAGCTGCTTCCGCGGTCCAATCCCGCTCATCTAGGGTCTTTTCCGCCGCCTCTCTCTTGGAATAGGGAAAAGGCGAGGTGGACAGCTAGGGATGCGGAAGGAGGCGACGCAGCGTCGATGTCCGCCACGAGGACTTCGGGTCCCCTTCAAAGACGCTCCATGCGCACGTGCGTTCCTCCTCCCTCTCGTCGCAGTCGccatcgccgccgccgccgccgccccaCAAGCAAGGCCACAAGGAGCTCATCGTCGTGGCCCCGTTCACACGTTTCCAACGCTGAGCCCGAAAGAGTCAACACAACACGCGATATAATAAGACTGTGAATCTGTGATAGGGCACATTTCCTTTAAGCCCTCGTTTTGTAATCATTTTTTAAACGTACCCTCCATGATTTCGAAGCATCACGGTTGATGAAATAAACAAATCAATTATCcatttctaattcaaaaaaaaaaaaacgacgATCATCATCGTCTTCGTCGATCAAGAACACGTCCCACAGTTGCTCCACTTGCCGATCCGCCTCCAGCGGCGGCTGATTATTGTTCACCGACGGCGGCGTCTGAGAAGTTGCATTTAGCGGCGCAGCGCAGGAGGAGGGCGGCGGCGGTGGGAAATTGAGCTTGGCGCGCGGGCCGCGGAACTCGAAGGCGGCGCAGTCGTAGGCGCGGGCGGCCTCCTCGGCAGTGTCGAAGGTGCCGAGCCACTTGCGCGCTGCCTTCCAGGGATCACGGATCTCCGCCGCCCATTTGCCCCAAGGCCGCTGCCGTACGCCGCGGTACTTgttcttcctctctctttttttccTCCTCCTTTTCGGCGCCTTCGCCGCAGTAGGTTCCCCGCCTCTCGTCGTCGCCTCCGCGTCGAAGAACTCGCAGCCGAGGCAACCGTCGATGCGGCAGAGGAGGCAGGGAGGGACTAGGGCGATGAGGTCTGGGGGTGAGGTGGTAGCGCCGGAGATGACGTAGGCGAGGGCGGAGATGGGAATGGAGGTCTCTTGCTCCGAGGAGAAGCAGGAGGAGGATATCGGCGGCATTGCTGGTGGCGGGAAGTGAAAGAGGCAGAGTATATAAAGGTTGTGGCGGGAAGTGAGACGGTTGACCCGCGGACGGATGAGAAATGTTCGTCTGACAGCTGTCGCTCAGGGATGAAAAAAACGCGGTCAAAGAGAAGATTCAAAATagaatatatgtaatttattttatCAGTAAATTTAAACAAATAATTTCCGATCTTTCTAAAAATAAAActggaatattaaaatatttttttaaaaaaaaattcaaaaaattatcaacatttttttgttcaattttcttttgaataaaatattatttatgtaCGATTCATGGCACGCAGTGAAtgtatttttacttagaaaataaaaatataggaaTATTATTaggtgtttaaataaaaaaagtGCGTTTAAGAACTTTAAAAGGCAATGACATGGCATCATGGTCCAAGCATTGGAAGAAGACAGAAGTCAAATACTCCTTCAGCATCAATGAACCCTATCATTTCTATCAGTTCGGTTGGCTCAATTGCCACACATGGTACGCCTGCCTAATTGATAATCGACTCACATGATTTGCTAGGGCAATTTGGTTGTTTTGCTTCCTTTGGTAGTTTGGCACACTAACTTATCATATCTAGCTTAGTCATAGACTTTGAAATTGCCATGTAGTGTTGTTTTGTAAAGATGGGATGCCTCCTTCTAGCATAGAGGCAACTTACTTTGGAGGAAATATGACTTCCTCTAAAAGGACTATATGCTTGCCCCTTTTCCTGCCTAACTTCGATCTATCACAGTTCCTTGTTAACTCTACTCTTCAATTTCCCTTTCCCCTTCCCTCCTCTCCTCCGGTAAACTAAGCCTTACAACTAACAAGAACCCTATCAAATAAATGCATATAAAAATTGTAAGAGAAAATTTGAGGTATATTTAGTTGAGTGTAGTATCTGCCTCAACCTTGATCCAAAATTGTTGGAGAGAAACTGTGAAAACAAGTGATATGGAGTAGGAAAAAAGTATGAATTAAACTACTAAGCCTTGCATATTATTCCAACTTTATAAAGTATGATAACTTCAGGATGTAAATCATCTGCAGCAATTATGGATATGAGCAGAAATAAGAGGTTCAAGTAACAAACACCAGTGTCGCCAGTCTAGATCTCGATTAGATCACTAATAAATTAGGTATTCTTCTGCAATTATGGTTCACAAAGATGTACACCGTACACTGTGAGCACAAAGTTCTTTTACTCCTGCGATAGTCCaatctttgtcattatcaatggTAGGAGCATCCTAGGTGGAACTGCTGTCTGAAAacacaaaagaaaatgaaaattcagTAACAATATCCTGGAACTCTAAACACTTTAATATTGGCAAATGCATTCACAAGAAGCATTCAAGATTTACTTATCTTTGACAGCAGGGTTCTCAGTATGGTCTTTTGTACTGTTCGTCGCTTGGGCATCGCTTTGTCCTTCATGTTTGATGTTGTCAAAGTTCTGATCAGAGACTTCTGTAGGAAATTGTGTTTATATTAGTTTTGCAAAATATTCTGTCTCTTCTGTGCAGAAAATGGAGGTTCTAATACGATGAAGTTTGTTTTTGTTTCATAGTAGGATTTTGACATAGTTGATGCTAAGCAATGCACTCAGACTGTTACCAAACCTGCGCCATTAACGACAGGGAAATTTCTAAATGCTTCTATCAATTCCATATCAAGAAATGCGCTTATTAGATAAACAAGTTAGCCGCAGAAAAAAGATCATTCGGTATCCAAGGGAAACTCTTGAAAAATTGACTAGCATCAGTGGAATATCTTCTATCATGTGGTGTCAAAAACCAACTGCTATATAGAATGAGCAAGGTTTCATATTTTCAGTACAATTTCGCTGGTATCGTAATATATTGAGTCTTCACTATCTTATCAGGTTCATCTTTAAGTTATGTGTACATGGTAAAGAATCATGTGATCAGTAGCATatcaaaaaatagaataaaataaaataaaaattcaaagtcATGAATAGAACAATCTCAAAACTGCCATAACTAGTTTGAAATAAAACCTTCATGATGCTGACGTGGAATGTGAGAAGAGTCGGCCTGTTTGTGATTTGGGCTTGTATTGCTTGAGGGCATTGCGAGATTTATGACCACATTAGAATCTACTCGATTCAATGTACCTCTAGAAGTAAAACGCTGAATCCATGGATCCTTAAACAATTGCTTAATCTCTTTCTTCATCTCAAATTGTGCCCTTTTACTTGCAAAGTTCTGTGATCTTCTACCGGGAAACTCAAACTACACAGTTTAACCAAAAAGTAAAATATCCCTCATGAATTATCTGTGAACAAGAAATTTCACTTCCAAACCTGGCAAGTCAAGTGGAAGAAGTTGGTAATCGAACCCAACTTCCTTGTCGGCTTTGGTGCCACTAGTGGTAGGGAACCAAGCAGATCACTTGATGCTTTCTCGCTGTTGCACAATTGATCAAGGAAAGATGTTTCCAGGGTTCTCAAATATAGTGTATGTTTCTCATTGGTCCACTTTTCCTACAAACAAACACAACTTCATCAAAGAATTGTAAAACGACGCGATTTGGAAAATTGGATGATATCTGAATTAGACATAAAGCCTACAAATACAAGTTTTACATCCATCATAATGAGAAGGAAATAGGTGTAAATACACCAAGATGGTAGATATTATCTATGTACGTAGCTGTGAAAATCTCCCATATGTGTTAACAGGATGTTCTGTCAGAAACATTGACattcaaaaggagaagaaggggaCGAAGAAGAAGGTCATATAATCAAAGAATAATATGTTGAAGAAAATTCCTCTACCCAAGATCATCACGTAAGACATTGAACAAGATAAATATAATTTGCAAAAACAAACACGTAACTCTGTTCTCCATTGCTTGGTCTTCATTTTCCTCTTCTCTCTTTTGCTAACCTTCTAAGGGTTTAGAACACAACAAATGAGAGGCTATATGGTTGTAAATTCCCAAACAACATGAAGATTCTAAATGACTCGGTCCGATCTAGGGTTCCTCTGAGAAAAATGGTTCGATCAAATCCTTCGAAGGATTCACAGCCCTAAACTGCTACCGCTATCGGCAGACAGATTCTAAAACACAGGCATAAATTCCAGATCAAACATGAAATTCACCAGAGCAAGATTAGCCATTCGAGTGTCAACTGATTCGAACAAGGAACAAATCTCGAAACGGGGAGAGGAGGAAGGAAGTTGGAAGAAAGCTTACGCTTTTGATGCTCTCAAGGCTGCTGCCGGTGTCCTCCCTGGATCCATCTGGCTTCACGGCGGAACCCTCCGTCGGAACCGCTTCGCCTTCCATTGTAAATTATCCACAGTGGTTTGGAGGAGaaagatgaaaaggaggaggaagaggaagaggaagaggaggaggaggaggaggaggagatgggAGTGGAGAAAAAAggacgaggaagaagaagaggaaggtaaAGGAAAAGAGCGAGGCCGAACTCCGAGTTGGCGGACCTTTTGAACACGTGGCTAAACCGTGTCATGGCCCACTTAAGGATGCAAAATATCAGGAAGTCATAAATTATTAGGTCATCCCAACCGTTCatcaaataaaaattatttattcgatttttttattcaaataaaaaatgtcaaaatcatTGGCCAAACCGGTGGAAACTTTCGTAATCTCATTGTATGGACAATAGACGGGTTTCTTTCTGAATAGCGGGTTGGTTGACTCCAACATCTTTTCCATATAATTATACACCGTAGGCGACAACATACGTAATCATCTGACGCGACTaaacataatttatttttaatctctATTCCTCTTCGCACAGATTTATTCATTCTCATTCTCTTCCTTCGCTTCCTTCGCTGGTCTCTCTCTCCTAAAATAAAAATCCTAAATCTTCTTCATCATTCATCCACTTCCCATCTTAGATATAGAACGTCTTATTTAACTCTCAACTCGCAACAAATGAATTAAGATTTTTACTCATGACTATATTACTCAtctctctcctcttttttttCTATTCATATTTCATAATCCATATTCTATATCAACCCTATAAACTCCAATTGTTGATTTTAAGATCCCAACACAAACGTTAAGCTAGTTTTCTTTCAAAACCAACACTAACATGGTGGTTTTGAAAGACCAACACAAACGTTAAATTGTTTTTCTTTCAAAACCAACATTAACATGGTGCTGGTCTTTCAAAATCACCACAACGTTGGTACTGATTTTCTTTCAAAATCAGCATTGACTAATACCACATTGATATTGGTCTTTCAAAACCAGTACTAACTACTAGCAACGACCAACACCACATTGGTGTTGGTCTCTCTAAACCAGCACCAACTTGatgatgtttttaaaaaataaacactaACGTAGtgctgatttaaaaaaaaaaaaagggtcaaTACATCCAAAGCAATAAAACCATTGCATATGAAACTTCCAAATAACATTTAAAATGCATGATTTACATGACAACTTTAGCGTAATACTACTTTTGATCTAGATAGTAacttggaagatcctttcactaagactcTTAAGGTTGAGTAATACTACTTTtgatctagatattaatta includes these proteins:
- the LOC122051525 gene encoding ethylene-responsive transcription factor ERF071-like, coding for MPPISSSCFSSEQETSIPISALAYVISGATTSPPDLIALVPPCLLCRIDGCLGCEFFDAEATTRGGEPTAAKAPKRRRKKRERKNKYRGVRQRPWGKWAAEIRDPWKAARKWLGTFDTAEEAARAYDCAAFEFRGPRAKLNFPPPPPSSCAAPLNATSQTPPSVNNNQPPLEADRQVEQLWDVFLIDEDDDDRRFFFFELEMDN
- the LOC122053622 gene encoding uncharacterized protein LOC122053622 — its product is MEGEAVPTEGSAVKPDGSREDTGSSLESIKSEKWTNEKHTLYLRTLETSFLDQLCNSEKASSDLLGSLPLVAPKPTRKLGSITNFFHLTCQFEFPGRRSQNFASKRAQFEMKKEIKQLFKDPWIQRFTSRGTLNRVDSNVVINLAMPSSNTSPNHKQADSSHIPRQHHEEVSDQNFDNIKHEGQSDAQATNSTKDHTENPAVKDSSST